Proteins encoded together in one Helicobacter pylori window:
- a CDS encoding outer membrane protein has protein sequence MYEKNPFTLSLSLASSLLNAEDNGFFISAGYQIGEAAQMVKNTGELKRLSDTYENLSNLLNNFNNLNQAVTNASSPSEINAAIDNLKANTQGLTGEKDNSPAYQAVSLALNAAVGLWNVIGYAIMCGNGNGTGSGPGSVIFNNQPGSQTTSITCNRYEATGPGKSMSIREFEKLNKAYQAIQQALKSGSGFPVLDGKGTEVTVTYTYECKQTANINGGVDQFCQQNGNNNGVTSTGSNNKETQSFTFTNTAQNLLEQASTIMNVLNTQCPLVRSTHDENAPGNGSPWNINTSGNACQIFATEFSAVTNMIKNAQEIVAQAQSLNQQSNQNAPQDFNPYTSADRAFAQNMLNHAQAQAKMLELADQVKTNLSTIPSHFVTNYLAACRNGGGTLPNEGVTNNTWGAGCAYVEETITALNNSLAHFGTQAEQIKQSELLARTILDFRGSLSNLNNTYNSITTTASNTPNSPFLKNLISQSTNPNNPGGLKTVYQVNQSAYSQLLSATQELGHNPFRRVGLISSQTNNGAMNGIGVQIGYKQFFGEKRRWGLRYYGFFDYNHAYIKSSFFNSASDVFTYGVGTDVLYNFINDKATKNSKISFGVFGGIALAGTSWLNSQYVNLATFNNFYSAKMNVANFQFLFNLGLRMNLAKNKKKASDHAAQHGVELGVKIPTINTNYYSLLGTQLQYRRLYSVYLNYVFAY, from the coding sequence ATTTATGAAAAAAACCCTTTTACTCTCTCTCTCTCTCTCGCTTCATCGCTTTTAAACGCTGAAGACAACGGCTTTTTTATAAGCGCCGGCTATCAAATTGGCGAAGCCGCTCAAATGGTGAAAAACACCGGCGAATTGAAAAGACTTTCAGACACTTATGAAAATTTGAGCAATCTTTTAAACAATTTTAACAATCTCAATCAGGCGGTAACGAACGCGAGCAGCCCTTCAGAAATCAATGCTGCGATCGATAATTTAAAAGCGAACACGCAAGGGTTGACTGGCGAAAAAGACAATTCCCCGGCGTATCAAGCCGTCTCTTTAGCGCTCAATGCGGCGGTGGGCTTGTGGAACGTGATAGGCTATGCGATAATGTGCGGGAATGGGAATGGCACAGGGAGTGGGCCTGGTAGCGTTATTTTCAATAACCAACCAGGAAGCCAGACAACGAGCATCACTTGCAACCGGTATGAAGCGACTGGTCCTGGTAAATCCATGTCTATCCGAGAATTTGAAAAACTCAATAAAGCCTATCAAGCTATCCAACAGGCTTTAAAGAGTGGGAGTGGGTTTCCTGTCTTGGACGGGAAAGGCACAGAAGTGACCGTAACCTACACCTACGAATGCAAACAAACTGCTAATATTAATGGGGGTGTGGATCAATTCTGCCAACAAAATGGCAATAATAATGGTGTAACTAGCACTGGTAGCAACAACAAAGAAACGCAAAGCTTTACCTTCACCAATACCGCTCAAAACCTTTTAGAACAAGCCAGCACGATCATGAATGTCCTTAACACCCAATGCCCTTTGGTGCGATCCACGCATGATGAAAACGCTCCGGGTAATGGTAGCCCATGGAACATCAATACAAGCGGGAATGCGTGCCAAATCTTTGCCACTGAATTTAGCGCCGTTACTAACATGATCAAAAACGCCCAAGAAATCGTCGCGCAAGCTCAAAGCCTTAACCAGCAAAGCAATCAAAACGCGCCGCAAGATTTCAATCCTTACACCTCTGCTGATAGGGCTTTCGCTCAAAACATGCTCAATCACGCGCAAGCGCAAGCCAAGATGCTTGAACTAGCCGATCAAGTCAAAACCAATCTCAGCACTATCCCTAGTCATTTCGTTACAAACTACTTGGCAGCTTGCCGCAATGGGGGTGGGACATTGCCTAATGAAGGGGTTACTAACAACACTTGGGGAGCGGGTTGCGCGTATGTGGAAGAGACCATAACGGCTTTAAATAACAGCCTTGCGCATTTTGGCACTCAAGCCGAGCAAATCAAGCAATCTGAGTTATTGGCGCGCACGATACTTGATTTTAGAGGCAGTCTCAGTAATTTAAACAACACTTATAACAGCATCACCACGACCGCTTCAAACACGCCCAATTCCCCATTCCTTAAAAATTTGATAAGCCAATCCACTAACCCTAATAACCCCGGGGGCTTAAAGACCGTTTATCAAGTCAACCAAAGCGCTTATTCGCAATTATTAAGCGCCACGCAAGAATTAGGGCATAACCCTTTCAGACGCGTTGGATTAATCAGCTCTCAAACCAACAATGGTGCCATGAATGGGATCGGTGTACAAATAGGGTATAAACAATTTTTTGGTGAAAAGAGAAGGTGGGGATTAAGGTATTACGGCTTTTTTGATTACAACCATGCCTATATCAAATCCAGCTTTTTCAATTCAGCTTCTGATGTGTTCACTTATGGGGTAGGGACAGATGTCCTTTATAACTTCATCAATGATAAAGCCACCAAAAACAGCAAGATTTCTTTTGGGGTGTTTGGAGGGATTGCGTTAGCCGGCACTTCGTGGCTCAATTCCCAATACGTGAATTTAGCGACATTCAATAATTTCTATAGCGCTAAAATGAATGTGGCGAATTTCCAATTCTTATTCAACTTGGGCTTGAGGATGAACCTGGCTAAAAACAAAAAGAAAGCGAGCGATCATGCGGCTCAGCATGGCGTGGAATTGGGCGTGAAGATCCCCACGATCAACACCAATTACTATTCTTTACTAGGCACTCAACTCCAATACCGCAGGCTTTATAGCGTGTATTTGAATTACGTGTTTGCTTACTAA
- a CDS encoding molecular chaperone GroEL, giving the protein MAKEIKFSDSARNLLFEGVRQLHDAVKVTMGPRGRNVLIQKSYGAPSITKDGVSVAKEIELSCPVANMGAQLVKEVASKTADAAGDGTTTATVLAYSIFKEGLRNITAGANPIEVKRGMDKAAEAIINELKKASKKVGGKEEITQVATISANSDHNIGKLIADAMEKVGKDGVITVEEAKGIEDELDVVEGMQFDRGYLSPYFVTNAEKMTAQLDNAYILLTDKKISSMKDILPLLEKTMKEGKPLLIIAEDIEGEALTTLVVNKLRGVLNIAAVKAPGFGDRRKEMLKDIAVLTGGQVISEELGLSLENAEVEFLGKAGRIVIDKDNTTIVDGKGHSHDVKDRVAQIKTQIASTTSDYDKEKLQERLAKLSGGVAVIKVGAASEVEMKEKKDRVDDALSATKAAVEEGIVIGGGAALIRAAQKVHLNLHDDEKVGYEIIMRAIKAPLAQIAINAGYDGGVVVNEVQKHEGHFGFNASNGKYVDMFKEGIIDPLKVERIALQNAVSVSSLLLTTEATVHEIKEEKATPAMPDMGGMGGMGGMGGMM; this is encoded by the coding sequence ATGGCAAAAGAAATCAAATTTTCAGATAGTGCAAGAAACCTTTTGTTTGAAGGCGTGAGGCAACTCCATGACGCTGTCAAAGTAACCATGGGGCCAAGAGGCAGGAATGTGTTGATCCAAAAAAGCTATGGCGCTCCAAGCATCACCAAAGACGGCGTGAGCGTGGCTAAAGAGATTGAATTAAGTTGCCCGGTGGCTAACATGGGCGCTCAACTCGTTAAAGAAGTAGCGAGCAAAACCGCTGATGCCGCCGGCGATGGCACGACCACAGCGACCGTGCTTGCTTATAGCATTTTTAAAGAGGGCTTGAGGAATATCACGGCTGGGGCTAACCCTATTGAAGTGAAACGAGGCATGGATAAAGCCGCTGAAGCCATTATTAATGAGCTTAAAAAAGCGAGCAAAAAAGTAGGCGGTAAAGAAGAAATCACCCAAGTAGCGACCATTTCTGCAAACTCCGATCACAATATCGGGAAACTCATCGCTGACGCTATGGAAAAAGTGGGTAAAGACGGCGTGATCACCGTTGAAGAAGCTAAGGGCATTGAAGATGAATTAGATGTCGTAGAGGGCATGCAATTTGATAGAGGCTACCTCTCCCCTTATTTTGTAACAAATGCTGAGAAAATGACCGCTCAATTGGATAACGCTTACATCCTTTTAACGGATAAAAAAATCTCTAGCATGAAAGACATTCTCCCGCTACTAGAAAAAACCATGAAAGAGGGCAAACCGCTTTTAATCATCGCTGAAGACATTGAGGGCGAAGCTTTAACAACTCTAGTGGTGAATAAATTAAGAGGCGTGTTGAATATCGCAGCGGTTAAGGCTCCAGGCTTTGGGGACAGAAGAAAAGAAATGCTCAAAGACATCGCTGTTTTAACCGGCGGTCAAGTTATTAGCGAAGAATTAGGCTTGAGTCTAGAAAACGCTGAAGTGGAGTTTTTAGGCAAAGCCGGAAGGATTGTGATTGACAAAGACAACACCACGATCGTAGATGGCAAAGGCCATAGCCATGATGTTAAAGACAGAGTCGCGCAAATCAAAACCCAAATTGCAAGCACGACAAGCGATTATGACAAAGAAAAATTGCAAGAAAGATTGGCCAAACTCTCTGGCGGTGTGGCTGTGATTAAAGTGGGCGCTGCGAGTGAAGTGGAAATGAAAGAGAAAAAAGATCGGGTTGATGACGCGTTGAGCGCGACTAAAGCGGCTGTTGAAGAAGGCATTGTTATTGGCGGCGGTGCGGCTCTCATTCGTGCGGCTCAAAAAGTGCATTTGAATTTACACGATGATGAAAAAGTGGGCTATGAAATCATCATGCGCGCCATTAAAGCCCCATTAGCTCAAATCGCTATCAATGCCGGTTATGATGGCGGTGTGGTCGTGAATGAAGTGCAAAAACACGAAGGGCATTTTGGTTTTAACGCTAGCAATGGCAAGTATGTGGATATGTTTAAAGAAGGCATTATTGACCCCTTAAAAGTAGAAAGGATCGCCTTACAAAATGCGGTTTCGGTTTCAAGCCTGCTTTTAACCACAGAAGCCACCGTGCATGAAATTAAAGAAGAAAAAGCAACCCCAGCAATGCCTGATATGGGTGGCATGGGCGGTATGGGAGGCATGGGCGGCATGATGTAA
- a CDS encoding co-chaperone GroES: MKFQPLGERVLVERLEEENKTSSGIIIPDNAKEKPLMGVVKAVSHKISEGCKCVKEGDVIAFGKYKGAEIVLDGTEYMVLELEDILGIVSSGSCCHTNSHDHQHAKEHESCCHDHKKH, from the coding sequence ATGAAGTTTCAACCATTAGGAGAAAGGGTCTTAGTAGAAAGACTTGAAGAAGAGAACAAAACCAGTTCAGGCATCATCATCCCTGATAACGCTAAAGAAAAGCCTTTAATGGGCGTAGTCAAAGCGGTTAGCCATAAAATCAGCGAGGGTTGCAAATGCGTTAAAGAAGGCGATGTGATCGCTTTTGGCAAATACAAAGGCGCAGAAATCGTTTTAGACGGCACTGAATACATGGTGTTAGAACTAGAAGACATTCTAGGCATTGTGAGTTCAGGCTCTTGTTGTCATACAAATAGTCATGACCATCAACATGCTAAAGAGCATGAATCTTGCTGTCATGATCACAAAAAACACTAA
- a CDS encoding DNA primase — protein sequence MILKSSIDRLLQTIDIVEVISSYVDLRKSGSNYMACCPFHEERSASFSVNQIKGFYHCFGCGASGDSIKFVMEFEKLSFVEALEKLAHRFNVALEYGKGVYYDHKEDYHLLEMVSSLYQEELFNAPFFLNYLQKRGLSMESIKAFKLGLCTNKIDYGIENKGLNKDKLIELGVLGKSDKKDKTYLRFLDRIMFPIYSPSAQVVGFGGRTLKEKAAKYINSPQNKLFDKSSLLYGYHLAKERIYKQKQVIVTEGYLDVILLHQAGFKNAIATLGTALTPSHLPLLKKGEPEILLSYDGDKAGRNAAYKASLMLAKEQRKGGVILFENNLDPADMIANGQIETLKDLLSRPMAFIEFVLRRMAGSYLLDDPLEKDKALKEMLGFLKNFSLLLQNEYKPLIASLLQVPLHVLGVRERTSFQPFYPKTEKPNLAQKFAHVPNTMSLEFLEKLVIRYLLEDRSLLDLAVGYIHSGVFLHKKQEFDALCQEKLDDPKLVALLLDANLPLKKGGFEKELRLLILRYFERQLKEIPKSPLSFSEKMICLKKARQAIMKLKQGELVAI from the coding sequence ATGATTCTTAAAAGTTCCATTGATCGCCTTTTGCAAACGATAGATATTGTAGAAGTCATTAGCTCTTATGTGGATTTGAGGAAATCAGGTTCTAATTACATGGCTTGTTGCCCTTTTCATGAAGAAAGGAGCGCGAGTTTTAGCGTCAATCAAATTAAAGGGTTTTACCATTGCTTTGGGTGTGGGGCGAGCGGGGATAGCATTAAATTTGTGATGGAATTTGAAAAGCTTTCGTTTGTGGAAGCATTAGAGAAATTAGCCCACCGATTCAATGTGGCTTTAGAATATGGCAAAGGCGTTTATTACGATCATAAAGAAGACTACCACCTTTTAGAAATGGTGAGCTCGTTGTATCAAGAAGAGCTTTTTAACGCCCCGTTTTTTTTGAATTATTTGCAAAAAAGAGGGCTTAGCATGGAGAGCATCAAAGCGTTTAAGTTAGGCTTATGCACGAATAAAATTGATTACGGCATTGAAAATAAAGGCTTGAATAAGGACAAGCTCATTGAATTAGGCGTGCTGGGCAAGAGCGATAAAAAGGATAAAACCTATTTGCGCTTTTTGGATCGCATCATGTTCCCTATTTATAGCCCTAGCGCTCAAGTGGTGGGTTTTGGAGGGCGCACCTTAAAAGAAAAAGCGGCCAAGTATATCAATTCGCCTCAAAATAAGCTTTTTGATAAATCCAGTTTGCTCTATGGCTATCATTTGGCTAAAGAACGCATTTATAAACAAAAGCAAGTCATCGTTACAGAAGGGTATTTGGATGTGATTTTATTGCACCAGGCGGGTTTTAAAAACGCCATAGCCACGCTTGGGACAGCTTTAACGCCATCGCATTTGCCCTTGCTTAAAAAAGGCGAGCCAGAAATCCTCTTGAGCTATGATGGGGATAAGGCAGGGCGAAACGCGGCTTATAAAGCGAGCTTGATGTTGGCTAAAGAGCAAAGAAAAGGGGGGGTGATTTTGTTTGAAAACAACCTAGACCCAGCGGATATGATCGCTAATGGCCAGATTGAAACCTTAAAAGACTTGTTATCGCGCCCCATGGCTTTCATTGAATTTGTTTTAAGGCGCATGGCGGGTTCTTATCTTTTAGACGATCCTTTAGAAAAAGATAAGGCCCTTAAAGAAATGTTAGGGTTTTTAAAAAACTTTTCCTTGCTTTTACAAAATGAATACAAGCCCTTAATCGCTTCTCTTTTACAAGTGCCTTTGCATGTTTTAGGGGTTAGAGAGCGAACTTCTTTTCAGCCTTTTTACCCCAAAACAGAAAAACCCAATCTTGCTCAAAAGTTCGCGCATGTTCCTAACACGATGAGTTTGGAATTTTTAGAAAAATTAGTGATCCGCTATCTTTTAGAAGACAGGAGCTTGTTGGATTTGGCGGTGGGCTATATCCATAGTGGGGTATTCTTGCATAAAAAACAAGAATTTGACGCTTTGTGTCAAGAAAAATTGGACGACCCTAAATTAGTTGCGTTATTATTAGATGCGAATTTACCTCTAAAAAAAGGGGGGTTTGAAAAGGAATTGCGTTTGTTGATTTTGCGCTATTTTGAGCGCCAACTCAAAGAAATCCCTAAAAGCCCGCTTTCTTTTAGCGAAAAAATGATCTGTTTAAAAAAGGCTCGCCAGGCCATTATGAAATTAAAACAAGGAGAATTAGTCGCCATATGA
- a CDS encoding ATP-binding protein: MKKIKALALFSGGLDSLLSMKLLIDQGIEVTALHFNIGFGGNKDKREYFENATAQIGAKLLVCDIREQFFNDVLFKPKYGYGKYFNPCIDCHANMFRNAFYKMLELNADFVLSGEVLGQRPKSQRKEALNQVRKLVREVGEEARFDPVLDRTQASGEKPQFLDELLLRPMSAKLLEPTFMEKKGFVDREKLLDVSGRGRSRQLQMIKDYGLKYYEKPGGGCLLTDIQVSNKIKNLKEYREMVFEDSVIVKIGRYFVLPHNARLVVARNEEENHKLDIQHPLMDKIELLGCKGPLSLVDKNASQEDKELAGRIALGYAKTLKDQAYLIQIGDEKRELYPLDKESTREYLFA, encoded by the coding sequence ATGAAAAAAATAAAAGCTTTAGCCCTATTTAGTGGGGGGTTGGATAGTTTGTTGTCCATGAAATTACTCATCGATCAAGGCATTGAGGTAACCGCTTTGCACTTTAATATAGGGTTTGGGGGGAATAAAGATAAAAGAGAGTATTTTGAAAACGCCACCGCGCAAATCGGGGCTAAGCTCCTAGTGTGCGATATTAGAGAGCAGTTTTTTAACGATGTGTTGTTCAAGCCCAAATACGGCTATGGGAAATATTTCAACCCTTGCATTGATTGCCATGCCAACATGTTTAGGAACGCTTTTTATAAAATGCTTGAATTGAACGCGGATTTTGTTTTGAGCGGGGAAGTGTTGGGGCAACGCCCTAAATCCCAAAGGAAAGAAGCGCTCAATCAGGTGAGGAAATTAGTCAGAGAAGTGGGCGAAGAGGCTCGTTTTGATCCCGTTTTAGACCGAACGCAAGCAAGCGGTGAAAAACCGCAATTTTTAGACGAATTGCTCTTAAGGCCCATGAGCGCTAAACTCTTAGAGCCTACTTTTATGGAAAAAAAGGGTTTTGTTGATAGAGAAAAGCTTTTAGATGTGAGTGGTAGGGGGCGAAGCAGGCAATTGCAAATGATCAAAGATTACGGCTTGAAATATTATGAAAAGCCAGGTGGGGGGTGCTTGCTTACGGACATTCAAGTGAGTAATAAGATTAAGAATTTGAAAGAATACAGAGAAATGGTGTTTGAAGACAGCGTGATCGTCAAAATTGGGCGCTATTTTGTCTTACCCCATAACGCTCGTTTGGTGGTGGCAAGGAATGAAGAAGAAAACCATAAATTGGATATTCAACACCCCTTAATGGATAAGATTGAATTACTAGGCTGTAAAGGTCCTTTGAGTTTGGTGGATAAAAACGCCAGCCAAGAAGATAAAGAATTGGCCGGCCGTATCGCTCTAGGCTATGCTAAGACTTTAAAAGATCAAGCTTATCTCATTCAAATAGGGGATGAAAAGCGCGAACTTTACCCTTTGGATAAAGAGAGCACTAGAGAGTATTTATTCGCGTGA
- a CDS encoding competence protein ComB has product MSAHFLKIIFLVGMCVSSLFAEGLEGFFNALEAQLKSPIAKGILMVIFIGIAIYVWRNLDRWKEILFTILGVVFGIFLFFKAPSLANWFMGIF; this is encoded by the coding sequence ATGTCCGCTCATTTTTTGAAAATCATTTTTTTAGTAGGCATGTGCGTTTCAAGTTTGTTCGCTGAAGGATTAGAAGGGTTTTTTAACGCCCTAGAAGCCCAGCTCAAAAGCCCCATCGCTAAGGGGATTTTAATGGTGATTTTCATAGGGATCGCCATTTATGTGTGGAGGAATTTGGACCGGTGGAAAGAGATCTTATTCACGATCCTTGGCGTGGTGTTTGGGATTTTTTTATTCTTTAAAGCCCCGAGTTTGGCGAATTGGTTTATGGGAATTTTTTAA
- a CDS encoding competence protein ComB: protein MIILSASVKNLREISVKEKFLWLNAKSYLISVFAPFILLPWIDLLSAFLLYLGFLALFSVLEFFDEDIADIIVAKSKIKTKTKCYRA from the coding sequence ATGATTATCCTATCAGCGAGCGTGAAGAATTTGCGTGAAATTTCGGTTAAAGAAAAGTTTTTATGGCTGAACGCTAAATCTTATTTGATTTCTGTTTTTGCGCCTTTTATCTTGCTCCCTTGGATTGATTTGTTGAGCGCTTTTTTATTGTATTTAGGGTTTTTAGCGCTCTTTAGCGTGCTGGAATTTTTTGATGAAGATATTGCAGATATTATTGTGGCTAAAAGCAAAATAAAAACTAAAACCAAATGTTATAGAGCGTAG
- a CDS encoding VirB4 family type IV secretion/conjugal transfer ATPase — translation MLEKLLSAIKQKVSNYFLGVLPKSYSMSEENNILGLYDEHFLLTKNENLVGILRLEGVSYTHLSTEQLQDLFTERQMALDSLEKVVVRLVVKRRKIDHQQNIQADSKYLQAILNQFENKEVYENQYFLVLESMHSLQGVLEHKKKSLMHANRENFKDILSYKAHFLQETLKSLEIQLKNYAPKLLNSKEVLNFYAEYINGFELPLKPLVGGYLSDSYIASSITFEKDYFIQEGFNQKTYNRLIGIKAYESERITSIAVGALLYQETPLDIIFSIEPMSAHKTLSFLKERAKFSMSNLVKNELLEYQELVKTKRLSMQKFALNILIKAPSLEDLDAQTSLVLGLLFKENLVGVIETFGLKGGYFSFFPERIHLNHRLRFLTSKALACLMVFERQNLGFKANSWGNSPLSVFKNLDYSPFLFNFHNQEVSHNNAKEVARVNGHTLIIGATGSGKSTLISFLMMSALKYQNMRLLAFDRMQGLYSFTKFFKGHYHDGQSFSINPFCLEPNLQNLEFLQSFFLSMLDLAPSRDKEALEDMNAISGAIKSLYETLYPKAFSLLDFKETLKRTSSNQLGLSLEPYLNNPLFNALNDAFNSNAFLNVINLDAITQNPKDLGLLAYYLFYKILEESRKNDSGFLVFLDEFKSYVENDLLNTKINALITQARKANGVVVLALQDIYQLSGVKNAHSFLSNMGTLILYPQKNARELKHHFNVPLSETEISFLENTPLYARQVLVKNLGNGSSNMIDVSLEGLGRYLKIFNSDSSHVNKVKALQKDYPTEWREKLLKS, via the coding sequence ATGTTAGAAAAGCTTTTGAGCGCTATCAAACAAAAGGTTTCAAACTATTTTTTAGGGGTTTTGCCTAAAAGCTATTCCATGAGCGAAGAAAACAACATTTTAGGCTTGTATGATGAGCATTTTTTACTCACTAAAAACGAAAATTTAGTGGGCATCCTCCGTTTAGAAGGGGTTAGCTACACCCATTTAAGCACAGAGCAATTGCAAGATCTCTTCACCGAGCGCCAAATGGCGTTGGATTCTTTAGAAAAAGTCGTGGTGCGCCTGGTGGTTAAAAGGCGTAAAATTGATCACCAACAAAACATTCAAGCTGATTCTAAATACTTGCAAGCGATTTTGAATCAATTTGAAAACAAAGAAGTGTATGAAAATCAGTATTTTTTAGTTTTAGAAAGCATGCATTCTTTGCAGGGCGTTTTAGAACATAAGAAAAAATCCTTAATGCATGCCAATAGGGAAAATTTTAAGGACATCCTCTCTTATAAAGCGCATTTTTTGCAAGAAACTTTAAAAAGCTTAGAAATCCAGCTCAAAAACTATGCCCCCAAACTCTTAAACTCTAAAGAGGTTTTGAATTTTTACGCAGAATATATTAATGGGTTTGAACTCCCTTTAAAGCCTCTAGTAGGAGGGTATTTGAGCGACAGCTATATCGCTAGTTCTATCACTTTTGAAAAAGATTACTTCATTCAAGAGGGTTTTAACCAAAAAACCTACAACCGCTTGATTGGCATTAAAGCTTATGAGAGCGAACGCATCACTTCTATAGCGGTGGGAGCGCTTTTATACCAAGAAACGCCTTTAGACATTATCTTTTCTATAGAGCCTATGAGTGCGCATAAAACGCTGAGTTTTTTAAAAGAGAGGGCCAAGTTTAGCATGTCCAATCTCGTTAAAAACGAGCTGCTAGAATACCAAGAATTAGTCAAAACCAAACGCCTATCCATGCAAAAATTCGCCCTAAACATTCTTATCAAAGCCCCCAGTTTAGAGGATTTAGACGCTCAAACAAGCTTAGTTTTAGGGCTTTTATTTAAAGAAAACTTAGTGGGCGTTATAGAAACTTTTGGCTTGAAAGGGGGGTATTTTTCCTTTTTCCCTGAACGCATCCATTTAAACCACCGCTTGCGTTTTTTAACCTCTAAAGCCCTAGCGTGTTTAATGGTGTTTGAAAGGCAAAATTTAGGCTTTAAGGCTAATTCATGGGGGAATAGCCCTTTGAGCGTGTTTAAAAATTTGGATTATTCCCCTTTTTTATTCAATTTCCACAACCAAGAAGTGAGCCACAACAACGCTAAAGAAGTCGCTAGAGTGAATGGGCATACTCTAATCATAGGGGCTACTGGGAGCGGTAAAAGCACGCTGATTAGCTTTTTAATGATGAGCGCTTTGAAATACCAAAACATGCGCCTTTTAGCTTTTGACAGGATGCAAGGGCTGTATTCTTTCACAAAATTTTTTAAAGGGCATTACCATGACGGCCAATCTTTTAGCATTAACCCCTTTTGTTTAGAGCCTAATTTACAGAATCTAGAATTTTTGCAATCCTTCTTTTTGAGCATGTTGGATCTCGCCCCTTCAAGGGATAAAGAAGCCTTAGAAGACATGAATGCGATTTCTGGCGCGATTAAGAGCCTTTATGAGACCTTATACCCTAAAGCTTTTAGTTTGCTAGACTTTAAAGAAACGCTTAAAAGAACCTCATCTAACCAACTGGGCTTGAGTTTAGAGCCGTATTTGAATAACCCCCTTTTTAACGCTTTGAATGACGCGTTCAACTCCAACGCTTTTTTAAATGTGATAAACCTAGATGCGATCACCCAAAACCCTAAAGACTTAGGGCTTTTAGCCTATTACTTGTTTTATAAGATCTTAGAAGAGTCCAGGAAAAACGACAGCGGGTTTTTGGTTTTTTTAGACGAGTTTAAATCCTATGTGGAAAACGATTTGTTGAACACTAAAATCAACGCTTTAATCACGCAAGCCAGGAAAGCTAATGGCGTGGTGGTGTTGGCTTTGCAAGACATTTACCAACTCAGCGGAGTCAAAAACGCCCATAGTTTTTTAAGCAACATGGGGACTCTCATTTTGTACCCGCAAAAAAACGCTAGGGAGTTGAAACACCATTTTAATGTGCCTTTGAGCGAAACTGAAATTTCTTTTTTAGAAAACACGCCTTTGTATGCCAGGCAGGTTTTAGTCAAAAATCTGGGTAATGGGAGTTCCAACATGATTGATGTGAGTTTGGAGGGCTTGGGGCGTTATTTGAAAATCTTTAATTCAGATTCTAGTCATGTCAATAAAGTGAAAGCGTTACAAAAAGACTACCCTACAGAGTGGCGTGAGAAACTTTTGAAGAGCTAG
- a CDS encoding chemotaxis signal transduction protein CheV yields MADSLAGIDQVTSLHKNNELQLLCFRLGKNKDLYAVNVFKIREVVKYHGNLTIISHENNSLVEGLIIIRELTIPLIDMKKWFYYDSQNKNKDLRPYRIEKDKGEDDIIMICEFSRWTIGVRIYEADRILSKKWTEMEQSAGLGGSAGNNKLVSRTRYFDGRLVQVVDIEKMLIDVFPWIEDEKHSDLETLSKIHSNQCVLLADDSPSVLKTMQMILDKLGVKHIDFINGKTLLEHLFNPTTDVSNIGLIITDLEMPEASGFEVIKQVKNNPLTSKIPIVVNSSMSGSSNEDMARSLKADDFISKSNPKDIQRVVKQFLELA; encoded by the coding sequence ATGGCTGATAGTTTAGCGGGCATTGATCAAGTTACGAGTTTGCATAAAAATAACGAGTTGCAATTGTTGTGTTTCAGGCTGGGTAAAAATAAGGATTTGTATGCGGTCAATGTCTTTAAGATCCGTGAAGTGGTGAAATACCATGGCAATCTCACAATCATTAGCCACGAAAACAATTCGCTCGTTGAGGGGTTAATCATTATAAGAGAGCTCACCATTCCCTTGATTGATATGAAAAAATGGTTTTATTATGACAGCCAAAACAAAAACAAGGATTTACGCCCTTACAGGATAGAAAAAGACAAGGGCGAAGACGATATTATCATGATCTGTGAGTTTTCTCGCTGGACTATAGGGGTTAGGATCTATGAAGCGGATAGGATTTTGAGCAAGAAATGGACTGAAATGGAGCAAAGTGCTGGGCTAGGGGGATCTGCAGGCAATAACAAGCTCGTGAGCCGCACGCGCTATTTTGACGGACGCTTGGTGCAAGTGGTGGATATTGAAAAAATGCTTATAGATGTGTTCCCTTGGATTGAAGATGAAAAACACAGCGATTTAGAGACGCTTTCTAAAATCCATTCTAACCAATGCGTTTTGCTCGCTGATGACTCCCCAAGCGTTTTAAAAACCATGCAAATGATTTTAGACAAGCTAGGCGTTAAGCATATAGATTTTATCAATGGTAAAACCTTACTAGAGCATTTATTCAACCCAACAACCGATGTGAGTAATATTGGCCTTATCATCACCGATTTAGAAATGCCAGAAGCGAGCGGTTTTGAAGTGATCAAGCAGGTTAAAAACAATCCTTTGACTTCAAAAATCCCTATCGTGGTCAATTCTTCTATGAGCGGCAGCTCTAATGAAGACATGGCCAGGAGTTTAAAAGCCGATGATTTCATCTCTAAGTCTAACCCTAAAGACATCCAGCGGGTGGTTAAGCAATTTTTGGAATTAGCATGA